From the Lolium rigidum isolate FL_2022 chromosome 2, APGP_CSIRO_Lrig_0.1, whole genome shotgun sequence genome, one window contains:
- the LOC124691307 gene encoding protein CHLOROPLAST IMPORT APPARATUS 2-like isoform X1, producing MTSSCIPTGLRLDLDMVKAAASPGAHSSPLRPVHSSPSSTLSEASNASSSATSVSLKRARAPRKRPNQAYNEAAALLASIHPSVFPVKKSPKTAKPPTLARQLSGLAAAFGDTSSDLLPPLPVLADAAFLLRGGAPSPSLFQPQPQSPSDAKNCSSPTPVSSAFREFRDPAPSPASPDTATGDEPGELDFDDDDDGFDAESILDVGDEDAAEGIDGIMGSLTMEGNTTPATSDDSILSSSGIHPYLRSLMVVGLAGRFELGLGSRQSTRPNLNRALKRRDDDGAWWMWPAVPVKDITVAPPLPPSPQPAEASNTAAMPPPASSAPEKKKSKKKKVVKVEKVMAKEEELANAKCGEGADGTVDVADGNVDDDSAPTKAPKTGLGLKLDTDDVLKEWSGKGSMFAEGSMPESPESAAEVRAKLADIDLFPENGSGGIREARVMRYKEKRRNRLFSKKIRYQVRKVNADCRPRMKGRFVRSPSLLQQALEEEI from the exons ATGACGTCTTCCTGCATACCCACCGGGCTgcggctcgacctggacatggtgAAGGCAGCGGCATCGCCAGGGGCGCACTCCTCGCCGCTGCGGCCGGTGCactcctcgccgtcgtccacgctCTCGGAGGCGTCCAACGCGTCCTCGTCGGCGACGTCCGTGTCGCTCAAGCGGGCGCGGGCGCCGCGGAAGCGGCCCAACCAGGCGTACAACGAGGCCGCGGCGCTCCTCGCGTCCATCCACCCCTCGGTATTCCCCGTCAAGAAGAGCCCCAAGACGGCCAAGCCGCCGACGTTGGCCAGGCAGCTCTCCGGCCTCGCCGCGGCGTTCGGCGACACATCCTCCGACCTCCTCCCGCCGCTCCCCGTCCTCGCCGACGCCGCATTCCTCCTCCGCGGGGGCGCGCCGTCCCCGTCGCTGTTCCAGCCGCAGCCGCAGAGCCCGTCCGACGCCAAGAACTGCTCGTCCCCGACTCCGGTGAGCAGCGCGTTCCGGGAGTTCCGCGACCCGGCGCCGTCGCCGGCGAGCCCCGACACCGCGACCGGGGACGAGCCCGGCGAGCTCGacttcgacgacgacgacgacggcttcgACGCCGAGTCCATCCTCgacgtcggcgacgaggacgcCGCCGAGGGCATCGACGGCATCATGGGCAGCCTCACAATGGAGGGCAACACGACGCCCGCCACATCCGACGACTCCATACTATCCAGCTCTGGCATACACCCTTACCTCAGGAGCCTCATGGTGGTCGGCCTCGCCGGCCGCTTCGAGCTCGGCCTCGGCTCGCGGCAAAGCACGCGGCCCAACCTCAACCGCGCACTCAAGCGGCGGGATGACGACGGTGCATGGTGGATGTGGCCCGCGGTGCCGGTGAAAGATATCACCGTCGCGCCACCGCTGCCACCATCCCCACAACCGGCGGAGGCGTCCAACACCGCTGCAATGCCGCCACCCGCGtcgtcggcgccggagaagaaaaagagtaagaagaagaaggtggtgaaggtggagaaggTGATGGCCAAGGAGGAGGAATTGGCCAATGCCAAGTGTGGGGAGGGAGCCGATGGAACAGTGGATGTGGCCGACGGCAATGTCGACGATGACAGTGCACCGACGAAGGCACCGAAGACCGGGTTGGGACTGAAGTTGGACACCGACGATGTGCTCAAGGAATGGTCCGGCAAAGGCTCCATGTTCGCCGAGGGCAGCATGCCGGAGTCGCCGGAGTCGGCAGCCGAAGTGCGG GCCAAACTTGCAGACATTGACTTGTTTCCTGAGAATGGGTCTGGTGGCATCAGGGAAGCGAgggtgatgaggtacaaggagaaGCGGCGCAACCGGCTGTTCTCGAAGAAGATCCGGTACCAGGTCCGGAAGGTGAACGCCGACTGTCGGCCTCGGATGAAG GGAAGGTTTGTTAGGAGCCCATCTCTTCTGCAGCAGGCCCTGGAGGAAGAGATCTAG
- the LOC124691306 gene encoding mitogen-activated protein kinase 3: MAMLVDPPNGVGNQGKHYYSMWQTLFEIDTKYVPIKPIGRGAYGIVCSSINRETNEKVAIKKIHNVFDNRVDALRTLRELKLLRHLRHENVISLKDIMMPIQRRSFKDVYLVYELMDTDLHQIIKSPQGLSNDHCQYFLFQLLRGLKYLHSAEILHRDLKPGNLLVNANCDLKICDFGLARTNSSKGQFMTEYVVTRWYRAPELLLCCDNYGTSIDVWSVGCIFAELLGRKPIFPGTECLNQLKLIVNVLGTMSESDLEFIDNPKARRYIKTLPYTPGVSLASMYPHAHPLAIDLLQKMLIFDPTKRISVTQALEHPYMSPLYDPSANPPAQVPIDLDIDENISAEMIREMMWQEMLHYHPEAAAAVSM, encoded by the exons ATGGCAATGCTGGTGGATCCTCCGAATGGCGTGGGAAACCAAGGGAAGCATTACTACTCTATGTGGCAAACCTTATTCGAGATCGATACCAAGTATGTGCCGATCAAGCCCATCGGCCGAGGAGCTTATGGAATAGTTTGCTCGTCCATCAACCGCGAGACGAACGAGAAAGTAGCGATAAAGAAGATACATAATGTATTCGACAACCGTGTGGACGCACTGAGGACCTTGCGGGAGCTGAAACTCCTTCGGCATCTCCGCCATGAGAATGTTATTTCATTGAAGGATATAATGATGCCTATACAAAGGAGGAGCTTTAAGGATGTGTACTTGGTTTATGAACTCATGGATACCGACCTGCACCAGATAATCAAATCACCCCAGGGGCTTTCCAATGATCACTGCCAATATTTTCTTTTTCAG TTGCTTCGAGGACTGAAATATCTCCATTCAGCAGAGATACTCCACAGAGACCTAAAGCCTGGGAATCTACTGGTGAATGCAAACTGTGATTTGAAGATATGTGATTTTGGTCTTGCACGCACAAACAGTAGTAAAGGCCAGTTTATGACTGAATATGTCGTCACCCGCTGGTATAGGGCTCCTGAGCTGCTGCTTTGCTGTGACAACTATGGCACTTCCATCGATGTTTGGTCTGTTGGCTGCATCTTTGCTGAGCTACTTGGCCGCAAGCCTATTTTTCCAGGGACGGAGTGCCTAAATCAGTTAAAGCTGATAGTCAATGTTCTTGGCACCATGAGTGAATCTGATCTAGAGTTCATCGACAACCCAAAAGCTCGCAGATACATCAAGACACTTCCCTACACTCCTGGTGTTTCCCTTGCAAGTATGTACCCACATGCACACCCTCTCGCCATCGATCTGTTACAGAAGATGCTCATCTTCGATCCTACCAAAAGGATTAGCGTCACACAGGCCCTCGAGCACCCTTACATGTCTCCTCTGTACGACCCAAGTGCAAACCCTCCCGCGCAAGTGCCCATCGACCTCGACATAGATGAGAACATCAGTGCAGAGATGATCCGGGAAATGATGTGGCAGGAGATGCTTCACTACCATCCTGAAGCTGCAGCAGCAGTAAGCATGTGA
- the LOC124691307 gene encoding protein CHLOROPLAST IMPORT APPARATUS 2-like isoform X2: MTSSCIPTGLRLDLDMVKAAASPGAHSSPLRPVHSSPSSTLSEASNASSSATSVSLKRARAPRKRPNQAYNEAAALLASIHPSVFPVKKSPKTAKPPTLARQLSGLAAAFGDTSSDLLPPLPVLADAAFLLRGGAPSPSLFQPQPQSPSDAKNCSSPTPVSSAFREFRDPAPSPASPDTATGDEPGELDFDDDDDGFDAESILDVGDEDAAEGIDGIMGSLTMEGNTTPATSDDSILSSSGIHPYLRSLMVVGLAGRFELGLGSRQSTRPNLNRALKRRDDDGAWWMWPAVPVKDITVAPPLPPSPQPAEASNTAAMPPPASSAPEKKKSKKKKVVKVEKVMAKEEELANAKCGEGADGTVDVADGNVDDDSAPTKAPKTGLGLKLDTDDVLKEWSGKGSMFAEGSMPESPESAAEVRAKLADIDLFPENGSGGIREARVMRYKEKRRNRLFSKKIRYQVRKVNADCRPRMKASTTRTDS; encoded by the exons ATGACGTCTTCCTGCATACCCACCGGGCTgcggctcgacctggacatggtgAAGGCAGCGGCATCGCCAGGGGCGCACTCCTCGCCGCTGCGGCCGGTGCactcctcgccgtcgtccacgctCTCGGAGGCGTCCAACGCGTCCTCGTCGGCGACGTCCGTGTCGCTCAAGCGGGCGCGGGCGCCGCGGAAGCGGCCCAACCAGGCGTACAACGAGGCCGCGGCGCTCCTCGCGTCCATCCACCCCTCGGTATTCCCCGTCAAGAAGAGCCCCAAGACGGCCAAGCCGCCGACGTTGGCCAGGCAGCTCTCCGGCCTCGCCGCGGCGTTCGGCGACACATCCTCCGACCTCCTCCCGCCGCTCCCCGTCCTCGCCGACGCCGCATTCCTCCTCCGCGGGGGCGCGCCGTCCCCGTCGCTGTTCCAGCCGCAGCCGCAGAGCCCGTCCGACGCCAAGAACTGCTCGTCCCCGACTCCGGTGAGCAGCGCGTTCCGGGAGTTCCGCGACCCGGCGCCGTCGCCGGCGAGCCCCGACACCGCGACCGGGGACGAGCCCGGCGAGCTCGacttcgacgacgacgacgacggcttcgACGCCGAGTCCATCCTCgacgtcggcgacgaggacgcCGCCGAGGGCATCGACGGCATCATGGGCAGCCTCACAATGGAGGGCAACACGACGCCCGCCACATCCGACGACTCCATACTATCCAGCTCTGGCATACACCCTTACCTCAGGAGCCTCATGGTGGTCGGCCTCGCCGGCCGCTTCGAGCTCGGCCTCGGCTCGCGGCAAAGCACGCGGCCCAACCTCAACCGCGCACTCAAGCGGCGGGATGACGACGGTGCATGGTGGATGTGGCCCGCGGTGCCGGTGAAAGATATCACCGTCGCGCCACCGCTGCCACCATCCCCACAACCGGCGGAGGCGTCCAACACCGCTGCAATGCCGCCACCCGCGtcgtcggcgccggagaagaaaaagagtaagaagaagaaggtggtgaaggtggagaaggTGATGGCCAAGGAGGAGGAATTGGCCAATGCCAAGTGTGGGGAGGGAGCCGATGGAACAGTGGATGTGGCCGACGGCAATGTCGACGATGACAGTGCACCGACGAAGGCACCGAAGACCGGGTTGGGACTGAAGTTGGACACCGACGATGTGCTCAAGGAATGGTCCGGCAAAGGCTCCATGTTCGCCGAGGGCAGCATGCCGGAGTCGCCGGAGTCGGCAGCCGAAGTGCGG GCCAAACTTGCAGACATTGACTTGTTTCCTGAGAATGGGTCTGGTGGCATCAGGGAAGCGAgggtgatgaggtacaaggagaaGCGGCGCAACCGGCTGTTCTCGAAGAAGATCCGGTACCAGGTCCGGAAGGTGAACGCCGACTGTCGGCCTCGGATGAAGGCAAGCACTACTAGAACTGATTCTTGA